A part of Desulfomicrobium baculatum DSM 4028 genomic DNA contains:
- a CDS encoding glycosyltransferase family 2 protein: protein MKNTINKISLIIPVYNEEENLQDLYSEITRSLSGLTCAYELLLVDDGSSDSSLGVIRALAGADERVRFLSFARNCGQSAAFAAGFRYAGGDVVVTLDADLQNDPADIPAMLDVYAQGVDMVIGWRAKRQDSVVKRWASRFANWVRNRISRETVRDTGCSLKVMRAEMVKRIPMFTGMHRFLPTLMKLEGAKVAEVRVNHRPRSKGVSKYGIWDRAWSSAYDLLAVRWMQKRHIGYVVSDTNVK, encoded by the coding sequence ATGAAAAACACAATTAATAAAATTTCTTTAATTATTCCGGTATATAATGAAGAAGAAAATCTTCAGGATCTGTACTCGGAGATCACCCGCAGCCTTTCCGGATTGACCTGCGCCTATGAGCTTCTGCTCGTGGATGACGGCAGCTCGGACTCCAGTCTGGGCGTGATTCGTGCTTTGGCCGGGGCGGACGAGCGTGTCCGCTTTTTATCCTTTGCCAGGAACTGCGGGCAGTCCGCGGCCTTTGCCGCAGGTTTCCGCTATGCGGGCGGCGACGTGGTCGTGACCTTGGACGCCGACCTGCAGAACGATCCCGCCGATATCCCGGCCATGCTCGACGTCTACGCCCAGGGCGTGGACATGGTCATCGGATGGCGGGCCAAGCGTCAGGACAGCGTGGTCAAGCGCTGGGCCTCGCGTTTCGCCAACTGGGTGCGCAACAGGATCAGCCGTGAAACTGTCCGTGACACGGGCTGCTCTCTTAAAGTAATGCGTGCCGAGATGGTCAAGCGGATCCCCATGTTCACGGGCATGCACCGTTTTCTGCCCACGCTCATGAAGCTTGAAGGGGCGAAGGTGGCGGAAGTGCGGGTCAATCATCGTCCGCGCAGCAAGGGCGTCTCCAAGTACGGGATCTGGGATCGGGCCTGGTCCTCGGCCTACGATCTGCTCGCGGTGCGCTGGATGCAGAAGCGGCATATCGGGTACGTGGTTTCTGATACAAACGTTAAATGA
- a CDS encoding lipid-A-disaccharide synthase N-terminal domain-containing protein has translation MARARLGRNMELTTQWWLLAIGFTGQGFFFMRFFWQWIVSEREKKSIIPISFWYFSLFGSFFLLTYAILRKDIVFIVGQSTGSIIYTRNLYLIHRERKRLQSTG, from the coding sequence ATGGCGCGTGCGCGCCTTGGGCGGAACATGGAATTGACGACGCAGTGGTGGCTCTTGGCCATCGGTTTTACGGGTCAGGGCTTTTTCTTCATGCGCTTTTTCTGGCAGTGGATCGTCTCCGAGCGGGAGAAAAAGAGCATCATACCCATAAGTTTTTGGTACTTCAGCCTGTTTGGCAGCTTTTTTCTGCTGACCTACGCCATCCTGCGCAAGGACATTGTTTTCATTGTCGGCCAGTCCACGGGCTCCATCATCTATACGCGCAACCTCTATCTGATCCACCGCGAGCGCAAACGGCTCCAGAGCACCGGATAG
- a CDS encoding phosphatase PAP2 family protein: protein MFFHTPDWEMTLFRWINQSWQNPLFDMLMPLFSSHAVLWTLAVVLAAICLKLGRASTTVVLGLALSIGASDLTCSLIKESVGRVRPYQSVGETRFQQSGTWAALPQDFTTTKQQGSSFPSAHAANSAAAALVLFATFRKKTIWALPLVIGYSRMYLGKHFPMDILAGWATGLAVAGVLLPLYPVLWSRLRSRWIR from the coding sequence ATGTTTTTCCATACACCCGACTGGGAAATGACCCTTTTCAGGTGGATCAACCAGAGCTGGCAGAATCCGCTTTTCGATATGCTCATGCCCCTGTTTTCAAGCCATGCCGTGCTCTGGACGCTGGCCGTGGTGCTGGCGGCCATCTGCCTCAAGCTGGGGCGGGCGTCCACGACCGTTGTCCTGGGACTGGCGTTAAGCATCGGCGCTTCCGACCTGACCTGTTCCCTGATTAAAGAGAGCGTGGGCCGGGTGCGCCCCTACCAGAGCGTCGGCGAGACGCGATTCCAGCAGTCCGGGACATGGGCCGCTCTGCCGCAGGATTTCACGACCACCAAGCAGCAGGGCTCGTCCTTCCCTTCGGCTCACGCCGCCAACTCCGCAGCGGCTGCTCTCGTCCTTTTCGCCACATTCCGCAAGAAGACAATTTGGGCGCTGCCGCTGGTGATCGGCTATTCGCGAATGTATCTTGGAAAACACTTTCCCATGGACATTCTGGCGGGCTGGGCCACGGGACTGGCTGTGGCCGGGGTCCTGCTCCCGCTCTATCCGGTGCTCTGGAGCCGTTTGCGCTCGCGGTGGATCAGATAG
- the rpmH gene encoding 50S ribosomal protein L34 gives MSKRTYQPSTTKRKRSHGFLVRSRTKNGQAVLRRRRAKGRKRLAV, from the coding sequence ATGAGCAAGAGAACATATCAACCGAGCACCACCAAGCGTAAGAGAAGTCACGGATTTCTCGTCCGCTCCCGGACCAAGAACGGACAGGCCGTGCTGCGCCGCAGAAGAGCAAAGGGAAGAAAAAGATTAGCCGTCTAG
- the rnpA gene encoding ribonuclease P protein component, giving the protein MSRLAYPPSYRLKRRPQFCSCYDRGRRFFSKSFSLFVLEREDAGLSWRLGLTVSRKIGKSVRRNRVKRLVREYFRLHQHDFRLCADIVVVPKRGVCVDSMDLAQVSSELGPLMTKIVSRVGAA; this is encoded by the coding sequence ATTAGCCGTCTAGCCTATCCTCCCTCGTATCGACTGAAGAGACGGCCCCAGTTTTGCAGCTGTTATGACCGGGGCCGTCGTTTTTTTTCAAAGAGTTTCAGCCTCTTTGTGCTCGAGCGGGAAGACGCCGGACTGTCCTGGCGTCTTGGACTGACGGTGAGCAGAAAAATCGGCAAGTCCGTGCGGCGCAATCGGGTCAAGCGTTTGGTCCGGGAGTACTTCCGGCTTCACCAGCACGATTTTCGCTTGTGCGCCGACATTGTCGTCGTGCCCAAGCGGGGCGTTTGCGTGGATTCCATGGACCTTGCGCAGGTGTCCTCGGAACTTGGCCCGCTGATGACAAAAATCGTGTCCCGGGTTGGAGCGGCCTAG
- the yidD gene encoding membrane protein insertion efficiency factor YidD — protein MRHVFVRILSLYQYLISPLYSPCCRFTPSCSEYARQAVLSHGIFRGMGLAFWRLLRCHPLCAGGYDPVPTPNLSKRD, from the coding sequence ATGCGCCATGTCTTCGTACGTATCCTCTCCTTGTATCAGTATCTGATATCCCCGCTCTATTCTCCCTGTTGCCGTTTCACTCCTTCGTGTTCCGAATATGCCCGGCAGGCCGTCTTGTCTCATGGAATCTTTCGGGGGATGGGCCTTGCTTTCTGGCGGTTGTTGCGTTGTCATCCCCTGTGTGCCGGTGGTTACGATCCGGTTCCCACCCCTAACTTGTCAAAGAGAGATTGA